The nucleotide window ATTCCCTTTATAGGAGTCATTGAAAATATGAGTGGCCTTGTTTGCCCTTACTGTCAGAAGAGTATTGATCTGTTTAAAACAGGCGGTGGCCAAAAGATTGCCAACGACTTAGAAGTATCTTTCTTAGGCAAGATTCCTATTGAACCTGATATAGTAAAATTGTCAGATGAAGGAAAACCATTTATCTACTTTAGAAAAAAGACTGAAACCGCAAAAGTCTTTGAAGAGATTATAGATAAGATGGAAAATTCTTTGACATTAAAAGTTCATTGAGGATTATTATGAAACAAAGAAAATTTAAATATATCTATGGTCCCGTTTCATCGTGGAGACTTGGAAGATCTCTGGGCATTGATCCAATCTCTTCCAAGGAGAAGGTTTGTACATTTGATTGTGTTTACTGCCAGCTGGGAGAGACATTTAAGTTTGATAATATGAGAAAGATATATGTCAAGACGAGTGAAATCATAAAAGAAATAAATAGAGTGCCAAAAATTCCTATTGATCACATTACATTTTCTGGTAGAGGAGAGCCAACATTGGCCAAGAATCTGGGTGAAATGATTGAGGCGATAAAGTCTTTTCGATCTGAAAAAATAGCTGTATTAACGAATTCCTCCTTGATGGAAAGGGAAGATGTTCAGAGGGATTTATTGAAAGCGGATTTTGTCGTAGCCAAATTAGATGCTTGTTATGAAGAATTATTTATGAAGATAAACAGGCCGATGTGGGGGATTTTTTTTGATTTTGTTTTAAGTGGGATAAAGAAATTCAGAGCAGAATATCATGGTAGATTCGCATTACAGATTATGTTCATTGAAGAAAATAAGAATAGCTGTGAAAAGCTTGCTAAGATTGTAAAAGAGATTGAGCCTGATGAAGTCCAGATTAATACTCCACTTCGACCCTGTGAAGCAAAACCGCTATCAGAGGAGGAAATCTCCACTATAAAAGAATATTTCATTGGATTGAACCCTATCTCTGTATATGAAAAAGAGAGAAAAGAAACTGTTCCTATTAGCAGCAAAGAGACTTTAGTAAGGAGAGGAAAAATAGCTTAGAATCATTCTTTAAACTTTAATATAAATTTTTTTAAAATCAAAGGATGTGAAATAGAGATGAAGATACTGATAACTGGGGGTTCGGGTTCTGTAGGGAGTTATACGGTTCCAAGATTAATGGAGAAGGGGCATGAGATAAAGGTATTAGATAAGAGCATTGATCTTTTTAAGGGTAAGGAAGGGAAGGGTCTAGAGCTGATAGAGGGTGGAGTAGAAGAGAGGGATAAGGTAAGGGATGCAGTGAAAGACACAGAGGTTGTGGTTCATCTTGCCTGGTCATTTTCTGAGGATCCTTTTGAGACCTTTGAAGTCGATATGATGGGACTTTTAAATTTACTAGATGCATCGGTTAAAAGTAAGGTAAAGCAATTTATATTTGTAAGCAGTGCTGTGGTGTATGGTTCGCCGAAGTATGCTCCTATTGATGAGAAACATTCGTGTGATGTTGAGGATTCCAGGAAGCCCCTTTATGCTTTAGCAAAGTATGCAGGTGAGAAGCTTTGTCTTGTCTATCAGAAAGAGAGCAATTTACCCGCAACCAACATAAGATTTTGGTGGGGATTTGGAGAGGA belongs to Nitrospinota bacterium and includes:
- a CDS encoding NAD(P)-dependent oxidoreductase; the encoded protein is MKILITGGSGSVGSYTVPRLMEKGHEIKVLDKSIDLFKGKEGKGLELIEGGVEERDKVRDAVKDTEVVVHLAWSFSEDPFETFEVDMMGLLNLLDASVKSKVKQFIFVSSAVVYGSPKYAPIDEKHSCDVEDSRKPLYALAKYAGEKLCLVYQKESNLPATNIRFWWGFGEEIGGKHLRNMIQTALDGKVIQVPEGAGGSFLHFDDFLLGLEKVLLNEKAWGETFNLSSFYITWEEVAKMIV
- a CDS encoding radical SAM protein; the protein is MKQRKFKYIYGPVSSWRLGRSLGIDPISSKEKVCTFDCVYCQLGETFKFDNMRKIYVKTSEIIKEINRVPKIPIDHITFSGRGEPTLAKNLGEMIEAIKSFRSEKIAVLTNSSLMEREDVQRDLLKADFVVAKLDACYEELFMKINRPMWGIFFDFVLSGIKKFRAEYHGRFALQIMFIEENKNSCEKLAKIVKEIEPDEVQINTPLRPCEAKPLSEEEISTIKEYFIGLNPISVYEKERKETVPISSKETLVRRGKIA